Proteins found in one Bremerella volcania genomic segment:
- a CDS encoding WD40/YVTN/BNR-like repeat-containing protein: MFIAYGQQGLRIASVDGRTWSEPIVEKNNYYFKGCQYAQNRFVAFATYGGKTLFFSSPDGANWEKLSEQDVDGRLHDIAYGNGRFLVIGGDMDGHWSSVMISKDGVHWEGPTKFDKQPLLLRVAFGNDQFVAVGVKGRVAVSQDGTQWKDAQALPELDTFIDIAYGNGVYVGAGLHGLRMTSEDGLVWSHREVGREGEHINSLLWTGEQFVGVGLGATYFSADGKSWRRVENENAPETCTFGDGLYLGSAWKGRVLISDDAIHWKELFRAPEHVNGIAYGATS, encoded by the coding sequence ATGTTTATTGCGTACGGACAACAAGGTCTGCGAATCGCATCCGTCGATGGTCGAACCTGGTCTGAGCCGATCGTCGAGAAGAACAATTATTACTTCAAGGGATGCCAGTACGCTCAGAACCGATTCGTCGCGTTTGCCACGTACGGTGGAAAGACGTTGTTTTTCTCGTCGCCAGACGGGGCCAATTGGGAAAAGCTCAGCGAGCAAGACGTCGACGGGCGCCTGCATGACATCGCCTACGGCAACGGACGTTTCCTCGTAATCGGTGGTGACATGGATGGCCATTGGTCCTCTGTGATGATCAGCAAAGATGGCGTTCACTGGGAAGGCCCCACCAAGTTCGACAAGCAGCCCCTCTTGCTCCGCGTGGCATTCGGCAACGATCAATTCGTGGCGGTTGGCGTGAAAGGCCGGGTTGCCGTCAGCCAAGATGGCACCCAGTGGAAAGATGCCCAGGCACTTCCGGAACTCGATACGTTCATCGACATTGCGTATGGCAATGGAGTCTACGTCGGAGCGGGGCTGCACGGACTGCGGATGACCAGCGAGGACGGCCTGGTCTGGAGTCACCGCGAGGTTGGCCGCGAAGGGGAGCACATCAACTCGCTGCTCTGGACGGGCGAGCAGTTCGTGGGCGTCGGCCTGGGCGCGACCTACTTTTCCGCCGATGGCAAGTCGTGGCGCAGGGTCGAAAACGAGAACGCTCCGGAAACCTGCACGTTCGGTGACGGGCTCTATCTCGGTTCGGCCTGGAAGGGACGCGTCCTGATTTCCGACGATGCGATCCACTGGAAAGAACTGTTCCGCGCTCCGGAACATGTCAACGGCATCGCGTACGGGGCGACTTCTTAA
- a CDS encoding DUF3616 domain-containing protein — protein sequence MQQLGLWTFRGQIDSSNDISAIAVIEGGQFVAIAGDEGASVQILRRRGPGDYDVHDAIDLSEQLDDDESEIDIEGLAFSGGRLYVLGSHSKRRAKLDPRSSQKENRKLLKQRDKQPDRQGLFEIDYLGVGKFASEVKSCDLLPTLKADKTLSPFLAIPSKENGIDLEGLAAHGDDLIVGFRGPILREGLVPILKLDFDKPDDADLLFVHFGGRGVRDLVRTSSVYLVLAGPMRDEPISYRIYLWNGEDATPGHDRDPASVPRLLGEVPLPHLGAKPEGIGLIEETDAYFDVVLVCDSSPMGSPTVLRIAKPID from the coding sequence ATGCAACAACTCGGCCTGTGGACCTTTCGAGGTCAGATCGATTCGTCAAACGATATTAGTGCCATCGCGGTGATCGAGGGTGGACAGTTTGTCGCCATCGCCGGCGACGAAGGCGCATCGGTCCAAATCCTCCGCCGGCGCGGGCCAGGCGACTATGACGTGCACGACGCGATCGACCTGAGCGAGCAGCTTGACGATGACGAATCGGAGATAGACATCGAAGGACTGGCTTTCAGCGGCGGCCGCTTGTACGTGCTGGGTTCGCACTCGAAAAGGCGCGCGAAACTCGATCCACGGTCGTCGCAGAAAGAAAACCGAAAGCTCTTGAAGCAGCGCGATAAGCAGCCTGACCGGCAGGGCCTCTTCGAGATTGATTACCTCGGTGTAGGAAAGTTCGCCAGCGAGGTGAAGTCCTGCGACCTATTGCCCACGCTCAAGGCGGACAAGACTCTCTCTCCTTTCCTGGCGATTCCCAGCAAAGAAAACGGCATCGACCTGGAAGGACTGGCCGCCCATGGCGACGACCTGATCGTCGGATTCCGCGGACCGATCTTACGCGAAGGCCTCGTGCCGATTCTCAAGCTTGACTTCGACAAGCCGGACGACGCAGACCTGCTGTTCGTTCATTTCGGAGGACGTGGCGTTCGTGACCTGGTGCGAACCAGCAGCGTCTATCTCGTCTTGGCCGGTCCCATGCGGGACGAGCCCATTTCGTACAGGATCTACCTCTGGAACGGCGAAGACGCGACCCCGGGACACGACCGCGATCCGGCGAGCGTTCCGCGGCTGTTGGGCGAAGTTCCCCTTCCCCATCTCGGTGCCAAGCCCGAAGGCATCGGGCTCATCGAAGAGACCGATGCCTACTTCGACGTCGTCCTGGTCTGCGATAGCTCTCCTATGGGAAGCCCGACCGTGCTGCGAATCGCCAAGCCGATTGACTAG
- a CDS encoding DUF1559 domain-containing protein: protein MCASAKASRRLGFTLVELLVVIAIIGVLIALLLPAVQQAREAARRMSCTNKLKQFGLAFHNYHDTFGTFPPGYIVLGHTTGCLDRPQDQQRAPWGVHILPFIEQGNLYDQFDFNSRFSCNYEHRATSGNNHALATTTNEAFHCPSDPWGKNFQTSYVVSSGGGPPTPATGQGCVATSTSNFVTYNNGIFFVNSKVGFRDIVDGTSASYMMGESTFVVHPDGPSNSNAKYSFWAGGVYTQATWRYYTNAGGAVEPIMQPYTGAKTPDNVYCEGCVGRTYSSWHPGGCNMLIADASVHFMPETLDLAIHRQLGAIADGGPVGGLP from the coding sequence ATGTGCGCGTCTGCAAAAGCCAGTCGCAGGCTAGGTTTTACCCTGGTGGAGCTGCTGGTGGTGATTGCCATCATTGGTGTATTGATTGCCTTATTGTTGCCTGCGGTGCAGCAGGCACGTGAAGCAGCTCGACGCATGAGCTGCACCAACAAGTTGAAGCAGTTCGGTCTCGCGTTCCACAACTACCACGATACGTTTGGCACGTTTCCACCAGGCTACATCGTGCTGGGTCACACCACCGGTTGTTTGGATCGTCCGCAAGACCAACAGCGTGCCCCGTGGGGCGTGCATATTCTGCCGTTCATCGAACAAGGCAACTTGTACGACCAGTTCGACTTCAACTCGCGGTTCTCGTGCAACTACGAACACCGCGCCACCTCCGGTAACAATCACGCGCTGGCAACCACCACCAACGAAGCGTTTCACTGTCCGTCTGATCCGTGGGGAAAGAACTTCCAAACCAGCTACGTCGTCTCGTCGGGCGGTGGGCCTCCTACGCCAGCTACCGGCCAAGGCTGCGTCGCGACCAGCACGTCGAACTTCGTGACCTACAACAACGGGATCTTCTTCGTGAACTCGAAGGTGGGTTTCCGTGACATCGTCGATGGAACGTCCGCTTCGTACATGATGGGGGAAAGCACCTTCGTGGTGCACCCCGACGGTCCGAGCAACTCCAACGCGAAGTACAGCTTCTGGGCAGGCGGCGTTTACACCCAAGCGACCTGGCGTTACTACACCAACGCCGGCGGTGCCGTCGAACCGATCATGCAGCCATACACCGGCGCGAAGACGCCGGACAACGTTTACTGCGAAGGTTGCGTCGGACGTACCTACAGCAGCTGGCATCCAGGTGGGTGCAATATGCTGATCGCCGACGCCAGCGTGCACTTCATGCCAGAAACGCTCGACCTGGCGATTCACCGTCAGCTGGGCGCGATCGCTGACGGCGGCCCAGTCGGAGGTCTTCCCTAA
- a CDS encoding TrkA C-terminal domain-containing protein: MASLIPIISLFMVIFMSLMVVRIATMALVLTGISQQLAQFQARSAFTGAGFTTSESDKVTQHPVRRKIIMMLMLLGNAGIVTAMSSLMLSFINTRDENPVNVWMNFGILGLGLMILWFFSRSQWVDHRLNNLVEWALRRWTDLEVADYQSLLHLGHGFMVIEMVVEETDWLVERDLAGLRLSEEGVLVLGIERPGADYIGIPRGHTKLQAGDTVILYGQRDVLMNLDERRAGSRGNWDHHRAVDKQLQAQREQEELEKEAEESKTE, encoded by the coding sequence ATGGCGTCGTTAATACCGATCATCTCTCTTTTCATGGTCATTTTCATGTCGCTCATGGTCGTTCGCATTGCGACCATGGCCTTGGTGCTGACCGGCATTTCGCAGCAGTTGGCTCAGTTTCAAGCTCGATCCGCGTTCACCGGGGCAGGCTTCACCACCTCGGAATCAGACAAGGTGACGCAGCATCCGGTCCGTCGCAAGATCATCATGATGCTGATGCTGCTGGGGAACGCCGGGATCGTGACCGCAATGAGTTCGCTGATGCTGTCGTTCATTAATACCCGCGACGAGAACCCGGTGAACGTCTGGATGAATTTCGGCATCCTGGGGCTCGGGCTGATGATTCTCTGGTTCTTTAGCCGCAGCCAGTGGGTCGATCATCGCTTGAATAACCTGGTCGAATGGGCCCTGCGCCGCTGGACCGATCTGGAAGTGGCCGACTATCAAAGTTTGTTGCACCTGGGTCACGGGTTCATGGTGATCGAGATGGTCGTCGAGGAAACCGACTGGCTGGTGGAACGCGACCTGGCCGGCCTGCGGCTTTCGGAAGAAGGCGTGCTGGTCCTGGGGATCGAACGTCCCGGAGCCGACTACATCGGCATCCCCCGAGGTCACACCAAACTGCAAGCGGGCGATACGGTCATTCTATACGGACAACGCGACGTGCTGATGAACCTCGACGAACGCCGGGCGGGCTCGCGAGGCAACTGGGATCACCATCGGGCCGTCGACAAGCAGCTGCAAGCGCAACGCGAGCAGGAGGAGTTGGAGAAGGAAGCAGAGGAGTCGAAGACGGAATAA
- a CDS encoding DUF1570 domain-containing protein, with the protein MKFLRLSLPIVTLIWLAHGQLFTADAIAQQTYPVMIQLDLKDETIEATPVLATEQRVIMLGRDGRMWDFAPQSASNFTQLSTSFRPLPQHEMRGQLLAEFGNGYDVTGTGNYLVVHPAGQKDEWASQFEKLFRSFHQYFAARGIQLQRSEFPLVAVVFPDFRSYQKYATQDGMRVSPGLVGYYSSRTNRVALYDVTHGHHDNPMWAENMATIIHEATHQTAFNTGVHSRYAQQPKWLVEGLATMFEAPGVWDSRNHGSFRDRVNKTRMLEFLEYARTHRSANSLAQFIATDDAYYKRPATAYGEGWALVFYLIETRPREFAAYVRTVAARSAEEGYTAQQRLRDFQDAFGSDFAQMEAYFLRYISDLPNKM; encoded by the coding sequence ATGAAGTTCTTACGACTCTCCTTACCGATCGTAACGTTGATTTGGCTCGCACATGGGCAGCTTTTCACGGCTGACGCCATCGCCCAGCAGACCTATCCGGTCATGATCCAGCTCGACTTGAAGGACGAAACGATCGAGGCCACGCCGGTGCTGGCCACCGAGCAGCGGGTCATCATGCTCGGCCGGGATGGGCGGATGTGGGACTTTGCACCCCAGAGTGCTTCCAATTTCACCCAGCTATCAACCTCGTTTCGCCCCTTGCCCCAGCATGAAATGCGGGGCCAGCTGCTGGCTGAGTTCGGCAATGGATACGACGTCACGGGAACCGGCAACTACCTGGTCGTACATCCCGCCGGCCAGAAAGATGAATGGGCCAGCCAGTTTGAGAAGCTCTTCCGTTCGTTCCATCAATACTTCGCGGCCCGCGGCATCCAGTTGCAGCGAAGCGAATTCCCCCTGGTCGCCGTCGTGTTTCCTGACTTTCGTTCCTATCAGAAGTACGCCACCCAGGACGGCATGCGGGTTTCGCCGGGGCTGGTCGGTTATTACTCGTCGCGAACCAATCGTGTGGCGCTTTACGACGTGACCCATGGCCATCACGATAACCCGATGTGGGCCGAGAACATGGCCACGATCATACACGAGGCAACCCACCAAACGGCCTTCAACACCGGCGTCCACAGCCGCTACGCCCAGCAGCCGAAGTGGCTGGTTGAAGGACTGGCCACCATGTTCGAAGCACCCGGAGTGTGGGACTCGCGCAATCATGGGAGCTTCCGCGATCGCGTGAACAAGACGCGCATGCTCGAGTTCCTGGAGTACGCCAGAACGCATCGCTCCGCCAATTCGCTGGCCCAGTTCATTGCCACCGACGACGCCTACTACAAGCGGCCAGCTACCGCCTACGGAGAAGGCTGGGCACTTGTCTTCTACTTGATCGAAACGCGTCCCCGCGAGTTCGCCGCCTACGTCCGCACCGTCGCGGCCCGCTCGGCCGAAGAAGGCTATACGGCCCAACAGCGCCTGCGCGACTTCCAGGATGCGTTCGGAAGTGACTTCGCCCAAATGGAAGCCTACTTCCTGCGTTACATCAGCGACCTGCCCAACAAGATGTAG
- a CDS encoding peptidylprolyl isomerase, with translation MASKPWIGSPTFILVMICLIVLPEAANQWSMSGDLESSLGPYLPEETLIHPSTGAMVVASVNDVPIYDVEIERYLQRLNVFDDLPETSLQVYRSTVMSQLVRRQVILSYLQTTEFRASEQEIDLAVSEVKQSLAARGQSLEEFLASGKVDQAMLRRNLAWKIVWSRYLESYLTEANLRRYYERNYERFDGTTRRVSQVYFGNPEDPEGFDWDVAFREAVFLRDRIQQGEISFEDAVKKHSQAPSAADGGNMGWIEHHGPLDPRIHEAAFARPIGELVGPIQTKFGIHLMKVHEEKRGETKWEDMVDDIRAAAAAYLFAHVADRHISDSNVYYFGEDEGSEIDPSFVRRFSDEFIAP, from the coding sequence ATGGCGTCAAAACCCTGGATCGGATCTCCGACGTTCATTCTGGTGATGATCTGTTTGATCGTCCTGCCAGAGGCCGCGAACCAGTGGAGCATGTCAGGCGATCTCGAATCCTCGCTGGGTCCCTACTTGCCAGAAGAGACGCTCATTCATCCTTCGACCGGAGCGATGGTCGTCGCCAGCGTGAATGACGTTCCGATTTACGACGTCGAGATTGAACGTTATCTGCAACGCTTGAATGTGTTCGACGATTTGCCGGAAACGTCCCTGCAAGTCTACCGCTCGACGGTCATGTCGCAGCTGGTACGTCGCCAGGTGATCCTTTCCTATCTGCAGACGACCGAATTCCGCGCTTCGGAACAAGAGATCGACCTGGCCGTTTCCGAGGTCAAACAGTCGCTGGCGGCTCGGGGACAGTCTCTGGAAGAGTTTCTCGCCTCGGGCAAGGTCGATCAGGCCATGCTGCGGCGCAACCTGGCCTGGAAAATCGTTTGGTCGCGATACTTGGAAAGCTATCTGACCGAGGCCAATCTACGACGCTACTACGAGCGGAACTACGAACGATTCGACGGCACGACCCGGCGCGTCTCGCAGGTCTACTTTGGCAATCCCGAGGACCCCGAGGGATTCGATTGGGACGTCGCTTTCCGCGAAGCCGTCTTCCTGCGGGATCGTATCCAACAAGGGGAAATCTCGTTTGAGGATGCTGTCAAGAAGCATTCCCAGGCCCCCAGTGCCGCCGATGGCGGGAACATGGGCTGGATCGAGCACCACGGTCCTTTGGATCCGCGCATTCATGAAGCCGCGTTTGCTCGTCCGATCGGGGAACTCGTCGGGCCGATTCAGACCAAGTTCGGCATTCACTTGATGAAGGTCCACGAGGAAAAGCGGGGCGAAACCAAGTGGGAAGACATGGTCGACGACATTCGCGCCGCGGCGGCCGCCTACCTGTTCGCTCATGTGGCCGATCGTCACATTTCCGACTCGAACGTCTACTACTTCGGTGAAGACGAAGGTTCGGAAATCGATCCCTCATTCGTCCGTCGTTTCAGCGACGAATTCATCGCGCCGTAG
- a CDS encoding ExbD/TolR family protein: MKLSSHKRAHNRQITLEMTSMIDVVFLLLIFFIVTASFTKTERDLDAVTKVNEKSSSAAETDLEPAVVLLADVGGSWVYQVGSNNISTFAELQEVLDKFPNKADGAFVRAPDAAPYGMAASAIQACKNADFPGVSYVPLTP, translated from the coding sequence ATGAAACTATCCAGCCATAAACGTGCCCATAACCGCCAGATCACGCTGGAGATGACCAGCATGATCGACGTCGTGTTCCTGCTGCTGATCTTCTTTATCGTCACCGCCAGCTTCACGAAGACCGAACGTGACCTGGACGCCGTGACCAAGGTGAACGAGAAGTCGAGCAGCGCCGCCGAGACCGACCTCGAGCCCGCCGTCGTGCTGCTGGCCGACGTGGGTGGGAGTTGGGTCTACCAGGTCGGATCGAACAACATCAGCACCTTCGCCGAACTGCAGGAGGTGCTCGACAAGTTTCCCAACAAAGCGGATGGGGCCTTCGTCCGCGCCCCCGACGCCGCACCGTACGGCATGGCGGCCTCGGCGATTCAAGCCTGTAAGAACGCTGACTTCCCCGGCGTCTCTTACGTTCCGTTAACCCCGTAA
- a CDS encoding ExbD/TolR family protein — protein MKLSKKRVRHTKGMDITPMIDIVFLLLIFFITVSQVSETNREKLELPELKGAQDQKKTSLVVNINKAGEIIVAGNQLQLADVAFLVGKELETNGGDPGLVTVVVRIDQKATCQVPNALVKQLASQGISKVRLAVQVPN, from the coding sequence ATGAAGCTCTCCAAGAAGCGAGTGCGACACACCAAGGGGATGGACATCACGCCGATGATCGACATCGTATTCTTGCTGTTGATCTTCTTCATCACGGTGAGCCAGGTCTCGGAAACGAACCGCGAGAAGCTGGAACTTCCCGAGTTGAAGGGTGCCCAGGATCAAAAGAAGACCTCCCTGGTGGTCAACATTAACAAGGCCGGCGAGATCATCGTCGCTGGCAACCAGTTGCAGTTAGCCGATGTGGCGTTTCTGGTCGGCAAGGAACTCGAGACCAACGGGGGAGACCCCGGCCTGGTTACCGTCGTGGTTCGTATCGATCAGAAAGCAACCTGTCAGGTCCCCAACGCTTTGGTCAAACAGCTGGCCAGCCAAGGGATCTCGAAAGTTCGCCTCGCCGTACAGGTACCCAACTAA
- a CDS encoding MotA/TolQ/ExbB proton channel family protein yields MRHKTTPKTGIFYCLVLLVAVFTVQLWAQDSGTPNPSPPDTLTLDSNDSATTAPRADYEEKTLLDTLMDGGTVGVLIGLLSMVAIGFIVEHFLTIRKSVLMPEGVAYELEEMIAQGRVDEALEVCKNPEHQSLLTYVVQAGLERFRGAEFGFAEYKAAVEEAGEDQTAKLYRKTEVLGLIGSIAPMLGLTGTVLGMIKAFNTIASSGGAPKPEDLAGSIGQALVTTLLGLVVAIPAMVAYSYFGNRIDSLVAEVGKRVEQILTPLGRRR; encoded by the coding sequence ATGCGACACAAGACGACGCCCAAGACGGGCATCTTCTATTGCCTGGTACTTTTGGTAGCAGTGTTTACCGTTCAGCTCTGGGCACAAGATTCGGGGACCCCGAATCCCAGTCCGCCCGATACGTTAACGCTCGACAGCAACGACAGTGCCACCACAGCCCCGCGAGCCGATTACGAAGAAAAGACCCTCCTCGACACGCTGATGGACGGTGGGACGGTCGGCGTGCTGATTGGCCTATTATCGATGGTCGCGATCGGCTTCATCGTCGAACACTTCCTGACCATTCGCAAAAGCGTATTGATGCCGGAAGGGGTCGCCTACGAACTGGAAGAGATGATCGCCCAAGGACGCGTCGACGAAGCGCTCGAAGTTTGCAAGAACCCCGAACACCAATCACTGCTGACCTACGTGGTGCAGGCAGGTCTCGAACGATTCCGCGGAGCCGAGTTTGGTTTTGCGGAATACAAAGCGGCCGTCGAAGAAGCGGGCGAGGATCAAACGGCCAAGCTTTACCGCAAGACCGAAGTGCTCGGTCTGATCGGTTCGATCGCGCCGATGCTCGGGCTCACCGGTACGGTGCTTGGTATGATCAAGGCCTTCAATACGATCGCCTCGAGCGGTGGTGCTCCGAAGCCGGAAGACCTGGCCGGATCGATCGGTCAGGCCCTGGTCACCACGCTGTTGGGTCTGGTCGTCGCCATTCCGGCGATGGTGGCCTACAGCTACTTCGGCAACCGCATTGATTCCTTGGTCGCGGAAGTCGGCAAACGCGTCGAACAGATTCTGACTCCGCTGGGTCGTCGTCGTTAA